From the Sandaracinaceae bacterium genome, one window contains:
- a CDS encoding NADAR family protein, with protein sequence MLDVSELRARTESGERFEYLFFWGHRSEGRVTSTCLSQWYPAGFVVDGVRYATAEHWMMAGKARLFGDAEHLSKILEAPDPGAAKKLGRRVRGFEEARWREARVGLVTEGNVHKFGQNEALGRFLADTGERVLVEASPLDRVWGIGLSVKNPAHLDPAQWRGENLLGFALMEARETLRAR encoded by the coding sequence ATGCTGGATGTGAGCGAGCTGCGGGCGCGGACCGAGTCGGGAGAGCGGTTCGAGTACCTGTTCTTCTGGGGGCACCGCTCGGAGGGACGGGTCACGTCGACGTGCCTCAGTCAGTGGTATCCCGCGGGCTTCGTGGTCGACGGGGTGAGGTACGCGACGGCGGAGCACTGGATGATGGCGGGCAAGGCGCGGCTCTTCGGCGACGCAGAGCACCTGTCGAAGATCCTGGAGGCGCCGGACCCGGGGGCGGCGAAGAAGCTGGGCCGGCGGGTGCGTGGGTTCGAAGAGGCGCGCTGGCGAGAGGCGCGGGTGGGGCTGGTGACGGAAGGCAACGTGCACAAGTTCGGACAGAACGAGGCGCTGGGGCGCTTCCTGGCGGACACGGGCGAGCGCGTGCTGGTGGAGGCGAGCCCGCTGGATCGCGTCTGGGGCATCGGGCTGTCGGTGAAGAACCCCGCGCACCTCGATCCGGCGCAGTGGCGAGGAGAGAACCTGCTCGGGTTCGCGCTCATGGAGGCGCGGGAGACGTTGAGGGCGCGATGA
- a CDS encoding TIGR02452 family protein, with the protein MNRRDRKAQAEETVRALGDGRYVTASGANVEIRHALDEAVRGTRLYTPDAPPPPASPGTLRTQVEVANETTLAGARALLDAGENPAALNFASAKNPGGGFLGGSEAQEESLARASGLYACLRGSPYYDFHRAQRDPVYSDHLIVSPSLPVIRDDEGALLEAPWPCTFVTSPAVNRGALKRPVDVAPIMRRRLAKVLDAFAAHGCVAIVLGAWGCGVFRNDPVEVAHLFAEALRTTHRGVFSRVRFSVLDRGDRGTYRAFARAL; encoded by the coding sequence ATGAACAGGCGAGACCGGAAAGCGCAGGCGGAGGAGACGGTGCGCGCGCTGGGAGACGGGCGCTACGTCACGGCCTCGGGGGCGAACGTGGAGATCCGTCACGCGCTCGACGAGGCCGTGAGGGGGACGCGGCTCTACACGCCCGACGCGCCGCCGCCGCCCGCGTCGCCGGGGACGCTTCGCACGCAGGTCGAGGTCGCCAACGAGACCACGCTCGCCGGCGCGCGCGCGCTCCTCGACGCGGGAGAGAACCCGGCGGCGCTCAACTTCGCGTCGGCCAAGAACCCGGGCGGCGGCTTCCTCGGCGGCTCGGAGGCGCAGGAGGAGAGCCTGGCCCGCGCTTCCGGCCTCTACGCCTGCCTTCGCGGCTCGCCGTACTACGACTTCCACCGCGCGCAGCGGGATCCCGTCTACAGCGATCACCTGATCGTGTCGCCCTCCCTGCCGGTGATCCGGGACGACGAGGGCGCGCTCCTCGAGGCGCCGTGGCCGTGCACGTTCGTCACGTCGCCCGCCGTCAACCGCGGCGCGCTGAAGCGGCCGGTCGACGTCGCACCCATCATGCGCCGCCGCCTCGCGAAGGTGCTCGACGCGTTCGCGGCGCACGGCTGCGTCGCGATCGTGCTCGGGGCCTGGGGCTGCGGCGTGTTCCGCAACGATCCGGTGGAGGTCGCGCACCTCTTCGCGGAGGCGCTCCGCACGACGCACCGCGGCGTCTTCTCCCGCGTGCGCTTCAGCGTGCTCGACCGCGGCGACCGCGGCACGTACCGGGCGTTCGCGCGCGCGCTCTGA
- a CDS encoding 2-dehydropantoate 2-reductase, with amino-acid sequence MRVGIYGAGSVGCFVGARLLSAGADVTFVGRARLKAEIATHGLTASDFERRDRHAPEAVRYETDVTALAACQAVLVCVKSAQTEAAARALDAVLTPDCLILSLQNGVRNTTTLRAHLGSRTVVPTIVDFNVVSRGEGVFHRGFSGPLVLSREPRAEALFALLARALETKVVDDIAPAQWTKLLVNLNNAVSALTDAPTQRMLQERELRLVVAAIIEEAVGVLRADGVRPPSLRGVPVWLMPKILRLPTPIVRLVTRAQVKVDAEARSSMWEDLRRGRETEVEYLNGEIVRVAERVGLDAPINRRIVALVHAAEEAGEGSPGLSGAELAEALGVRR; translated from the coding sequence GTGAGGGTGGGGATCTACGGCGCGGGCTCGGTCGGCTGCTTCGTCGGGGCGCGGCTCCTGAGCGCGGGCGCCGACGTGACCTTCGTCGGGCGCGCGCGTTTGAAGGCCGAGATCGCGACGCACGGGCTGACGGCGAGCGACTTCGAGCGGCGCGATCGACACGCACCCGAGGCTGTGCGCTACGAGACCGACGTCACCGCGCTGGCCGCCTGCCAGGCCGTGCTCGTGTGCGTGAAGAGCGCCCAGACCGAAGCCGCGGCGCGCGCCCTCGACGCGGTCCTGACCCCCGATTGCCTGATCCTAAGCCTGCAAAATGGCGTGCGGAACACGACCACGCTCCGCGCGCATCTCGGCTCGCGCACCGTCGTCCCCACCATCGTCGACTTCAACGTCGTCTCGCGGGGCGAGGGCGTCTTCCACCGCGGCTTCAGCGGCCCCCTGGTCCTGTCGCGGGAGCCGCGCGCCGAGGCGCTCTTCGCGCTGCTGGCGCGGGCGCTCGAGACGAAGGTCGTGGACGACATCGCGCCCGCGCAGTGGACCAAGCTGCTCGTGAACCTGAACAACGCGGTCAGCGCGCTCACCGACGCGCCCACCCAGCGGATGCTTCAGGAGCGGGAGCTGCGGCTCGTCGTCGCCGCCATCATCGAAGAGGCCGTCGGGGTCCTGCGCGCCGACGGCGTCCGGCCGCCCTCGCTGCGCGGCGTCCCCGTGTGGCTCATGCCCAAGATCCTGCGTCTGCCCACCCCGATCGTGCGCCTCGTGACCCGCGCGCAGGTGAAGGTCGACGCCGAGGCTCGCTCATCGATGTGGGAAGACCTGCGCCGCGGCCGCGAGACCGAGGTCGAGTACCTCAACGGCGAGATCGTGCGCGTCGCCGAGCGCGTGGGGCTCGACGCGCCCATCAACCGCCGGATCGTCGCGCTCGTGCACGCGGCGGAGGAGGCCGGCGAAGGCTCGCCCGGCCTCTCGGGAGCAGAGCTCGCCGAGGCCCTGGGCGTCCGCCGCTGA
- a CDS encoding ABC transporter ATP-binding protein: protein MQLAWSTSRGLTVLLVLSTVVAGVAPAIAAYVARIVVDQTVAAMDGVAGARDTAMWAIGAEALLVGAVVAAGRGLTFCQQLLKAKLAHTVTHLILEKAITLRLSDFEDPSLHDRMEEARREATVRPLSLITRAFTLARYAISLVGYFALLAQLSWWAVLVLVLAGIPSFLAEARFSEQTFRFFKQHSPENRERHYIETVLTREEFAKEVGFFGLGELLLGRYDALFQTYYGEDRKIAVKRHAWGLVLGLLGTAAFFGAYLWIVWDTVEGNLTLGQMTMYLVVFRQGQTAVTSALAALGGIYEDALYLENLDAYLEHAVPELAGSATEGPNPSDGLRVEGLSWTYPGAPQPALSDVSFHLQPGQTLAVVGHNGSGKTTLVKLLTRRYVAQEGRILLDGLDLREWSVAGLRARISVLFQDFNRYKLKAGENIGAGDPTRFEDEDGWRRAADQGLAAALIERLPEGYHTRLGKAFRGATELSGGQWQRLAFARALMPTGNDLLIFDEPTSAADPKRQAEIDERLSDILDGRMGLIVSHRLATARIADQILVLDEGRVAERGTHDALVAEEGLYAALFETQAEAYR, encoded by the coding sequence TTGCAGCTGGCCTGGTCCACGAGCCGCGGGCTGACCGTCCTGCTCGTGCTCAGCACCGTCGTCGCGGGTGTCGCGCCGGCCATCGCGGCGTACGTCGCGCGCATCGTCGTCGACCAGACCGTCGCGGCGATGGACGGCGTCGCCGGCGCGCGCGACACGGCCATGTGGGCGATCGGCGCCGAGGCGCTCCTCGTCGGCGCGGTCGTCGCGGCGGGCCGCGGGCTGACCTTCTGCCAGCAGCTCCTCAAGGCGAAGCTCGCCCACACCGTCACCCACCTCATCCTCGAGAAGGCGATCACCCTGCGGCTGAGCGACTTCGAGGACCCGTCGCTCCACGACCGCATGGAGGAGGCGAGGCGCGAGGCGACCGTGCGGCCGCTCAGCCTGATCACCCGCGCCTTCACCCTCGCGCGCTACGCCATCAGCCTCGTCGGCTACTTCGCGCTCCTCGCGCAGCTCAGCTGGTGGGCGGTGCTCGTGCTGGTGCTCGCCGGCATCCCGTCCTTCCTCGCCGAGGCACGCTTCAGCGAGCAGACCTTCCGGTTCTTCAAGCAGCACTCGCCCGAGAACCGCGAGCGCCACTACATCGAGACCGTGCTGACGCGCGAGGAGTTCGCGAAGGAGGTCGGCTTCTTCGGCCTCGGCGAGCTCCTCCTCGGACGCTACGACGCCCTCTTCCAGACCTATTACGGCGAGGACCGCAAGATCGCGGTCAAGCGGCACGCGTGGGGCCTCGTCCTCGGGCTGCTCGGCACCGCCGCGTTCTTCGGCGCCTACCTGTGGATCGTCTGGGACACGGTGGAAGGCAACCTGACGCTCGGCCAGATGACGATGTACCTCGTCGTGTTCCGCCAGGGGCAGACCGCGGTGACCAGCGCGCTCGCCGCGCTCGGCGGCATCTACGAGGACGCGCTCTACCTCGAGAACCTCGACGCGTACCTCGAGCACGCCGTGCCGGAGCTCGCCGGGTCCGCGACCGAGGGGCCGAACCCGAGCGACGGACTGCGGGTCGAGGGCCTGAGCTGGACCTACCCCGGCGCGCCGCAGCCCGCGCTGTCGGACGTGTCCTTTCATCTGCAGCCGGGCCAGACCCTCGCCGTGGTCGGGCACAACGGGAGCGGCAAGACCACGCTCGTCAAGCTGCTCACGCGCCGCTACGTGGCGCAGGAGGGACGCATCCTCCTCGACGGCCTCGACCTGAGAGAGTGGAGCGTGGCCGGGCTGCGCGCGCGGATCTCGGTGCTCTTCCAGGACTTCAACCGCTACAAGCTGAAGGCGGGCGAGAACATCGGCGCCGGCGACCCCACTCGCTTCGAGGACGAAGACGGCTGGCGACGCGCGGCCGATCAGGGCCTCGCCGCCGCGCTGATCGAGCGGCTTCCCGAGGGCTATCACACGCGCCTCGGCAAGGCGTTCCGGGGCGCGACGGAGCTGAGCGGCGGACAGTGGCAGCGGCTCGCCTTCGCGCGCGCGCTGATGCCCACCGGCAACGATCTGCTGATCTTCGACGAGCCGACGTCGGCCGCGGACCCGAAGCGACAGGCGGAGATCGACGAGCGGCTCTCGGACATCCTCGACGGGCGCATGGGGCTCATCGTCAGCCACCGCCTCGCCACCGCGCGCATCGCCGATCAGATCCTCGTGCTCGACGAGGGGCGCGTGGCGGAGCGGGGCACGCACGACGCGCTCGTGGCGGAGGAGGGCCTCTACGCGGCGCTCTTCGAGACCCAGGCCGAGGCGTACCGGTGA
- a CDS encoding protein kinase encodes MAEAETSGEARLIAGRYELRQEIGAGGMGVVYDALDHRLSRPVALKLIHPHRDAADDAIARLEREALSAAKLGHPNIVRVLDFGQADDGAFLVMEQLTGETLEERVSRVGRLDPARAVKIHLQLLDALASAHDQGVVHRDIKPSNVFLTALADGSELVKLLDFGLAYLLEEAAAKKLTATGIAIGTPAYMSPERVRGAPVDARCDLYAVGVSLYECLTGQLPFAAATPVALRGMILLEQAPSIRERRPGIAAELVALVERAMEKDPADRFATAQEMAEALRAAARGLSEPSSGEAISTDAETQRPSEGVQTGVAGGMHTGSARDRRAVESSETMPAIAREDLAREELGSRATMAALPGGTQRGLGKLGDAPEPAPPPARRFPETRAPERPATLPRGGVTRPHAQASAPVEPPVTEPARVPPRRRARGWLLGLAVGMSGGLLVLVGLWVWHLAAAPTTPSAATPDHRQPSPPAPTERTPAEGTPSPAEVAVEVEPAPEPAPVGVETPVVEPAPVEAPAVRRPRPPRRAPVRRAPAPVVTPPPRPPPASAIDGPLEPDWGSPPPR; translated from the coding sequence GTGGCGGAGGCCGAGACCAGCGGGGAGGCGCGTCTGATCGCGGGTCGGTACGAGCTGCGGCAAGAGATCGGCGCGGGCGGCATGGGCGTGGTGTACGACGCGCTCGATCATCGGCTCTCGAGGCCCGTCGCGCTCAAGCTCATCCACCCTCACCGCGACGCCGCCGACGACGCCATCGCGCGGCTCGAGCGCGAGGCGCTCAGCGCGGCCAAGCTCGGCCACCCCAACATCGTGCGGGTGCTCGACTTCGGGCAGGCGGACGATGGCGCGTTCCTGGTGATGGAGCAGCTGACGGGAGAGACGCTGGAGGAGCGGGTCTCGCGCGTCGGCCGGCTCGACCCGGCCCGCGCGGTGAAGATCCACCTGCAGCTGCTCGACGCGCTCGCCTCCGCGCACGACCAGGGCGTGGTGCACCGAGACATCAAACCCTCGAACGTTTTCTTGACGGCGCTCGCCGACGGTTCGGAGCTCGTGAAGCTGCTCGACTTCGGGCTCGCGTACCTCCTGGAGGAGGCGGCGGCGAAGAAGCTGACGGCGACCGGCATCGCGATCGGCACACCGGCGTACATGTCGCCCGAGCGGGTCCGCGGCGCCCCCGTGGACGCGCGCTGCGACCTCTACGCGGTGGGCGTCTCGCTCTACGAGTGCCTCACCGGACAGCTGCCCTTCGCGGCCGCCACCCCGGTGGCCCTGCGCGGCATGATCTTGCTCGAGCAGGCGCCCTCCATCCGCGAGCGGAGGCCGGGGATCGCGGCGGAGCTGGTCGCGCTGGTCGAGCGCGCGATGGAGAAGGACCCCGCCGACCGCTTCGCGACGGCGCAGGAGATGGCCGAGGCGCTGCGCGCGGCCGCCCGCGGTCTGTCCGAGCCCTCGAGCGGGGAGGCGATCTCCACGGACGCCGAGACGCAGCGTCCGTCCGAGGGCGTTCAGACCGGGGTCGCCGGGGGCATGCACACCGGCTCCGCGCGCGATCGGCGCGCGGTGGAGTCGTCGGAGACGATGCCCGCCATCGCGCGCGAGGACCTCGCGCGCGAGGAGCTGGGCTCGCGAGCGACGATGGCCGCGCTGCCCGGCGGGACCCAGCGCGGGCTCGGCAAGCTGGGCGACGCCCCCGAGCCGGCCCCGCCGCCGGCGCGACGCTTCCCCGAGACGCGCGCGCCCGAGCGCCCGGCGACGCTCCCTCGCGGAGGCGTGACCCGGCCCCACGCGCAGGCCAGCGCGCCGGTCGAACCGCCGGTCACCGAGCCCGCCCGTGTCCCGCCGCGCCGCAGGGCGCGCGGTTGGCTGCTGGGGCTTGCGGTGGGCATGAGCGGCGGGCTGCTCGTCCTCGTCGGGCTGTGGGTCTGGCACCTGGCCGCCGCGCCGACGACGCCGTCTGCCGCGACGCCGGACCACCGCCAGCCGAGCCCGCCGGCGCCCACGGAGCGGACGCCCGCCGAGGGGACGCCGTCGCCCGCCGAGGTCGCGGTCGAGGTCGAGCCCGCGCCGGAGCCGGCGCCCGTCGGAGTGGAGACGCCGGTGGTCGAGCCCGCTCCCGTCGAGGCGCCCGCGGTCCGCAGACCCCGCCCCCCGCGTCGCGCGCCGGTCCGCCGTGCTCCGGCTCCGGTCGTCACGCCGCCGCCGCGCCCGCCGCCCGCCTCCGCCATCGACGGCCCGCTCGAGCCCGACTGGGGCTCACCGCCGCCCCGCTGA
- a CDS encoding serine protease — protein MRWLSTLSLPALSLAIVAAFPAGPALAQDAEPAVNLRPIDRATVRILSLRGLDVSRGEGRTTHVTRVAANPLSSHGSGVVIGPRLVLTARHVVWSANAWVVFAPNSNEPIAARPLYVDPDRDIAFLTLDSPLEEVVTGLEERRLTLSERVSVSGYPLDLRETIPAAASGEVSRVTRNGDLHLTMTVNPGHSGGPVIDAEGHLVGILSARGRMDRGVEGLAIAVPMRQILAARGRLPSPPPTFTQVDRDVAQVISVLADVEDRPLHEQSSSVALLIRRAVSWEQHDPDRDALAAALAWNTLLGLLEERRAADVENLPPADRDQAALLQAASGRLARRALENGPHVRRLFPILRAISIGRTDGGPTDAQ, from the coding sequence ATGCGCTGGCTATCTACCCTGTCCCTCCCGGCTCTCTCTCTCGCGATCGTGGCGGCCTTCCCCGCGGGGCCAGCCCTCGCGCAAGACGCCGAGCCCGCGGTCAACCTCCGCCCCATCGACCGCGCGACGGTCCGCATCCTCTCGCTCCGCGGCCTCGACGTCTCGCGGGGCGAAGGGCGCACGACGCACGTCACGCGCGTGGCCGCCAACCCGCTGAGCAGCCACGGCTCGGGCGTCGTGATCGGCCCGCGGCTCGTGCTCACCGCGCGACACGTCGTGTGGTCCGCCAACGCGTGGGTGGTCTTCGCGCCCAACAGCAACGAGCCCATCGCCGCGCGGCCGCTCTACGTCGACCCCGATCGGGACATCGCCTTCCTCACGCTGGACTCGCCGCTCGAGGAGGTCGTGACCGGGCTCGAGGAGCGGCGCCTGACGCTGTCCGAGCGCGTGAGCGTCAGCGGCTACCCGCTCGATCTGCGAGAGACGATCCCCGCCGCGGCGAGCGGCGAGGTCAGCCGCGTGACGCGCAACGGGGACCTGCACCTGACGATGACCGTGAACCCCGGCCACTCGGGCGGCCCGGTGATCGACGCGGAGGGACACCTGGTGGGCATCCTCTCGGCGCGCGGTCGCATGGATCGCGGCGTCGAGGGGCTCGCGATCGCGGTGCCGATGCGACAGATCCTCGCCGCCCGCGGCCGACTGCCGAGCCCCCCGCCCACGTTCACCCAGGTGGATCGTGACGTGGCCCAGGTGATCTCGGTGCTCGCCGACGTCGAGGATCGCCCGCTCCACGAGCAGAGCAGCAGCGTCGCGCTCCTGATCCGACGGGCGGTCAGCTGGGAGCAGCACGACCCCGATCGGGACGCGCTCGCTGCGGCGCTCGCCTGGAACACCCTGCTCGGCCTGCTCGAGGAGCGCCGCGCCGCCGACGTGGAGAACCTGCCGCCGGCGGACCGCGATCAGGCGGCGCTCCTGCAGGCGGCGTCGGGTCGACTCGCGCGGCGCGCGTTGGAGAACGGGCCGCACGTCCGGCGCCTGTTCCCCATCCTGCGCGCGATCTCGATCGGCCGGACCGACGGCGGCCCCACCGACGCGCAGTGA
- a CDS encoding serine/threonine-protein kinase, giving the protein MGAEADPSRQSLPPAGTVMGGRYRLTRLIAAGGMGAVFEAEDEEAGRQVALKLLHPELTSERDVRRRFRRESSVLLALDHPSIVRLLDVGASDDELLFSVMELLDGETLYERLEASGAMSPHALLPIVHGMAEGLAAAHEHGVIHGDLKPANVFLLRDAAEAASPVKLLDFGLSKVLGLERLTRTGELIGTPAYMAPELLTGKGEPDARIDTYALGVILYQCLSGRVPFEGKVPGKLMMDIVMGDHPPLAELAPALPPDVPLVVSQAMSRQPTRRFGSAIALARAFRAAVG; this is encoded by the coding sequence ATGGGCGCCGAAGCCGATCCGTCGCGCCAGAGCCTGCCGCCCGCCGGCACGGTGATGGGGGGCCGCTACCGCCTGACCCGGCTGATCGCGGCGGGCGGCATGGGCGCGGTGTTCGAGGCCGAAGACGAAGAGGCGGGGCGGCAGGTGGCGCTCAAGCTCCTCCACCCGGAGCTGACGAGCGAGCGCGACGTGCGCCGGCGGTTCCGTCGGGAGTCCTCGGTCCTGCTCGCGCTCGACCACCCGAGCATCGTGCGCCTCCTCGACGTCGGGGCGAGCGACGACGAGCTGCTCTTCTCCGTGATGGAGCTGCTCGACGGAGAGACCCTCTACGAGCGGCTCGAGGCCAGCGGCGCGATGTCCCCTCACGCGCTCCTCCCCATCGTCCACGGCATGGCCGAGGGCCTCGCCGCGGCCCACGAGCACGGGGTGATCCACGGAGACCTCAAGCCGGCCAACGTGTTCCTCCTCCGCGACGCGGCGGAGGCCGCCTCCCCGGTCAAGCTCCTCGACTTCGGGCTGAGCAAGGTGCTCGGCCTCGAGCGCCTGACGCGCACGGGCGAGCTCATCGGGACGCCTGCCTACATGGCGCCAGAGCTCCTGACGGGCAAAGGCGAGCCGGACGCGCGCATCGACACCTACGCGCTCGGCGTGATCCTCTACCAGTGCCTCTCGGGCCGCGTGCCGTTCGAGGGCAAGGTCCCCGGCAAGCTGATGATGGACATCGTGATGGGCGACCACCCGCCCCTCGCGGAGCTGGCCCCCGCGCTCCCGCCCGACGTGCCGCTGGTCGTCTCGCAGGCGATGAGCCGGCAGCCGACGCGGCGCTTCGGCAGCGCGATCGCGCTCGCGCGGGCCTTCCGCGCCGCCGTCGGATGA